The Bradyrhizobium barranii subsp. barranii genome segment CCTATTCGGTCAAGCACGACACCAAGTATGTCTGAGTTGGGTCAAAAGCCGATATCAGCCCAACTCGTTGTTATGCCCCCAATGGGGCCACAACCGGGGCTTTGCTTGTTTACTCAATGACCGTATCGGCAATCGCGACGAGCGCAGGAGGTACGGAAAGCCCCAGCTGCTTGGCTGTCTTGATATTAATGGACAACTCGAATTTGGTGACTTGGTAGATCGGGATGTCGCCGGGCTTTGCTCCTCGGAGAATTGCGTCGATATTATTGGCGACGCGCTTATTCAATTCGATCAGGTCGAACGAATAGGCCATTAAGCCCCCGGCCTCGACGGATTCGGTAAACGAAAAAATCGTCGGAAGCTTCACGTCGCTGAGCAACTTGGCGATCAAAGTGCTGTTTTGAAAGGTCTCAGGCGAAGGGAGGACCATGACTGCATTTGCACCGTCGCGGGAGATGCTCTCGATGGCCGCCCGATAGTCTGCTTCGCTGGCACCAAATTCCACTAAAGACACCCGGAGAGCGAGGCTTGCCGCTTCGGCCGCTGCGCGAATTGCGGGGCCTGCGGTTGGCCCATTCCAGTACGCTCGAAGAGCGAGACACCCAAGTATCGAGATCGTCGGAACCATCTCGCGCAACAGTGCAATTCGCTTTCCATGAATGGATAGACCAGCGTCGATGCTGGCTCCCGTGAAATTGCCGCCTGGGTGAGCCAGACTTTCGGCGAGCCCTTGCTTAACGGGGTCAGATGTTAGCTTTTTGAAGATGACGGCGTCAGCGCCAATGACGTAGATGATTGCCGGGTTGCCCCGAACGACTTCCGTCGCCAGGGCTTCGAGGCCGGACGTGTTCTGCTCTCGGCCGTAACGTTCGACCTCGAGGTTTTGTCCCTCTATCTGCCCCAACCGCCGAAGCTCAGCGAATAAGGCTCGCCAAGCTTTGGTTTTGCTATGCTCACGCAAGACCGCGCTTGGCTCTGCTGGGCTGAAAATAGCAAGGCGCTTGCGATTGGGGATCTGCTGTGCACCCGCAGCGAGCGGCCATACGACCGCCGCACCGCCAACAAGAAGACTGATGAAATCGCGCCGTCTCATGCAGCCCTCCAAGGAGGCTCAGGACCACGCTAAATTCAGTTGGAAGCATACCACATCGCGGCATGGGAGTCGGGGTATTGGAGGCGCAAGATGTCGCGCGCGGCAATCCGCTGTTCTGCGTTGCGCCATGACCGCTAAGGGTCAAAGGCTGCCCTCGGCAGCTCCACGACGCTATTCGCTCAGCTCTCGAAAGCGGACAGTGCGAGGCCAAGAGCGGAAGTCAGCTAAGGGCCAAAACCGGAAGTGGAATGGTTTTCGATACATCTAGGGCGATTGATCTTAGGCCTGTACCAAGCGACAGTATGGACATGGAGATGCAGTGTCCGAACTGGAAAAGTCATTCTTGGCTTCCCTATTGTTGGGCCATCTTGATATTTTCTTGTTCGCGGGTGGTGGTCGCGCTCGGGCTGGTATTCTCTCAAAAATATCTGGCCATCGGGAGGGCCGATGTCTGGTCTGCGGGACCGATCTGGTACCACCAATTGTTACAATGGGACTCGGAATGGTATTTCAAGATCGTCACAGAAGGCTATCGGTATAACGGCGATCCGACTATTCAACAGAATATCGTGTTTTACCCGCTGTATCCCGTGCTCGCACGGGGCCTGACAACGATTAGCGGCCTCACGCCTGCGGATGCTTTGCTGTTGGTATCGAATGTCGCAGGATTGTTTGCTATCGTCGTTCTTTTCAAGCTGGTTCGCGAGGAATCTGGTGATCAACTCGCTCTCGCCACCATCGCGCTGTTCAGCTTTTTTCCGGCTTCGGTTTTGCTATCGGCCGGGTATACCGAATCCTTAGCACTGCTTCTAATCGTTTCGTTTTTTCTTGTTTTAAAACGAAAACATTATTTGTCGGCAGCGCTGCTCGCAGGCTTGGCACTTAGCGACCGATCAACGGGCATTGTATTATTGCCGGTCCTTCTCTGGGAGATGTGGCGCAATCGCAATGAGAAGCCATTCCTTGTTGCCCTCTTGCCATGCATCCTTCTCGCGACATCGGGTATCTGGCTGTTCATGATTTATCTCTGGAGCTCTTTCGGGGCTCCGTTTGCATTTTCAGATGGGCAGACGGCTTTCCATCAAGGAACGACCTTGGCTACACGATTGATTGCAGCACTCAAATTTGAACCCTTCACCCGAATGATGCTCAATGACTGGAATCCATGGGGGCAAGCCAGCTGGTTTACATTGTTGTTCGTTGTCCTGATTGTTGTGGGTTGGTCTCGACTGCCCTCAACTTGGACAGTGTTTGCCATGGGTGTGCTGTTGTTGCCATATCTAACACTCAGCGGTGGGCCGGCAGGCTTCGTCTCAATGAGCCGATTTAATCTCCTCTCATTTCCACTTTTTGTAGTGCTGGCTGATTTGGGATTGCGAGCGAAGTGGCTTTTTGCAGGAGTGATAGGACTTTTCGGTGCGTCTTTGCTCATGAACGCCGCCCTGTTTGCTCGGAGAATTTGGATCGGTTGATCGCTACAAGGCGCTCACGGCGACATCTCCCTAGCCGCAGCGACCAGTTTCACACTGCGTACCCCGCAATAGATCTTTCAGATCTAACGTCCGCTCCGGGTCACCAGCGGACAAATCTCGATAAGCTTCCGATAGCCCGCTCCTGCCGAAAGCAGCCTTCGCACCCTCGCTTCGCACTGCTTCGAACCCCTTCGCACTCATGTGCTTCGCACCCCCCTTATACCCCCCGGCCGGTGCGAAGCCCGGCCCCGGTCTCCGAAGACCGGGCCGGGCTTCGCCCTAACTCGTTACTCAGCTAAAAGGTGACTTTGGCGCGCGAGGCGGCAATATCTGCTAGGGACCTATAAGTCGAAATCACAGCAAACAGCATCTCTATTCGATCACCTCATCGGCGCGAAGGAGCAATAAGGTCGGCACGCTGAGACCGAGTGCGTTGGCAGTTTTCATGTTGATCACGAAGTCGAATTTGACCGGCTGCTCTACCGGCAGATCAGACGGCTTGGCGCCTTTGAGGATCTTATCGACGTACCTTCCTGCGCGGCGGAACAGATCGGCTATATCGGGGCCGTAGACGATCAATCCATCACTAGCGAATTGTCGGGAGAAATGAATCGCAGGCAGATGATGTTTCGCCGCGAGCGCGACAACTCGGGGGGCCTCGACAACGGTGAGAGTATCGCCAAAAACAATGATTGCATCCGCGCGCTGGGCTGCGGCCGAGGCAAAGGCAACATCAAGTTCCTCGGCCGTGGTCGCCTGAACTATCGGCAGAGCCGCGCCGAGGTTGCGCGCCGTACTTGGTACCTCATCGGCTAACAACAGCCTGTGCATTGGGTTGCCGGGATTGACCAAGATCGCAATTTGCGAGGCACCGGGCACCAGTTCCCGCAGGATTTCTATTCGTTTTGCGACGAAACTTCCTGGCACGTAGGTCGCAAGCCCCGTTATGTTGCCGCCCGGACGCGCTAGGCTTTGTACGAGGCCGAGTCCCACGGGATCGGCCACAGCTACGAATACAATGGGAATGGTCGTGGTCGCCGATTTCAGGGCTTCGGTTGCCTGTGGTGCCGCGACGACGAGCACATCGGGACGGAGAGCAATCAGATCGGCAATTGAAACTGGCAGTCGGTCCGGGGGTTGGGAAAAACGATAGTCAATAGTCAGGTTTCTTCCGTCTATCCAGCCATTGTTTCGCAATCCATCGAACAACGCCCGCTCGGCTTGATTGAGCGCCTGCCCGCCTCCGTCACCTACGGCGAGAAAGCCAAGTCGATGGCGTCTACCCTGCGCGCGCAAACGCCCTGACCAAGCGAGAAACGCCGCAGCGGCTATAAACTCTCGCCGCTTCATTCGACCCTCATCGCAACTTGAGGAGGACGCAGTGCAGAGTATCAGATTTCAAGGGTCGTGGTACTCGGTGAGATGCTTTGCTGCGTCGCAAAGCGGGAAGGCGCATGCCCGCAACCGGTCACTACCAGCCTCAGCCTGACGTGCGATAACAAACAGAGACTTAAACCGCGACAGCGCTGTGATGATCTCTTCTACCATGCCCTCCGCAAAATATTCCTGCTCAGGGTCGCCGCTCATGTTCTCAAACGGCAGCACGGCGATGGAAGGTCTGTCGGGGAGCGCAAGATCGAGTTTTTGAAGTTCTACCTGATCGTCGGCAACTGTTGCGCCTGCCGGTTCCTTCGCTTCCCGAACAGCTCCAACGAAACGAAAGCCCTTGCGCTGTAGTGTCTTGATGAAGCGTTGTTCGTCGCCAGAATCGCCAATTGCAATCCGGGCGGCGTTTAAGCGGGTTGTCAGCGCCGCATCGGATACGCTTCGCCCATTCCAAATGGCTTTGATGAGGTCATCCGTGCTGACAACTCGCTCCCTATTGCGGATCAGGTAATCGATCAGGTCAAATACCTGTGGTGCGACGGAGACGACGTCCGCCCCGCGATGCAGCTCGCGTCGGTCCGTGTCGAATACGTACTCCGCGAAGAGATAGCGCAAGATGCGAATCCCGTTGGATGAGGGCTCCCATAACCGGGTAGCGCTTTGGCCTCGCCGAAAATCGCGAGAATAAGCCGCCGGTTGGGACAATGTAAGCTGCCGGTCAAGCGTCCCCGCCAATCCCGCGGCACTCTCCCGTCGGGCGAAAAACACCGTCCAGGAGACACCAGAATGACCACGACGCACGGCACTACGTGGCTGGAATGGACATCCGTATCGACCTGGCATGTCACCAGCTTCATCTCGAAATGTTGGGATGCCTTTCAGGAGCGCCGCGAACGCCAAAAATTGAGCGCCACCTTGTCCGACCTAAGCGACGGAGAACTGATGGATCTCGGCACCACGCGCGGCGAGATCGACTACGTCGCCTCGCACCGAGGTATTGACCCGGGGGGCATCCGATCCGGCGAATGGCTGCGATATCTGCCAACGGTGGACGGCCAGGTTGGGCCTAGGCCAACAGCTGACATCGAGGGACGTCAATGGAATGACAGAAGCGGACAGATTAAGTCGGGCTTTATTCGATAACCTCGTCGGCGCGTGTTAGAATGCTCTCCGAGATGTTCAGGCCGAGCCAGCTGACCGCCTCGACCGCGACATTTATCTGGTGCTTGAAGACTTCGGCGCGCGTGCCGGTTGCGCCTGGCGCGAGACCGACGAGACTGACACCGACCTCGAGACGATCCTGCAAAATCTCCGGTCCGGCCAGTACGCCTATCCGGTCCGAATTGTATCCTTCAATGCGGTCGAGGGGTGGTCGCGGGATGCGACTTCCGGGGTCGCCGACGCATTGGCCCAGCGCGCAACCGACACCGACGCCAAGATCTCGTCTGCGCTGCAAGACTTCATCGCCGCTAACGCCACAAAGCGCTTCGACATGCAGCTAGCGCTGCCATTGCAGTGGGTCGCCTGATGTTCAGCGAGGGTAACCCGGCGGCGGCCGGTGCCACGACCACGACGTGCGTCAACTGTGACGATCACGGCTGGGTATCGGGACAGAACATCACCCTGATCAGATTTGGGCGACACAATCAATGAGGGTTGGCCCGAACGCTTCGCAATGCGCGCGAATGCGATCGGCCTTCAAAGAATCAAAAAGAACTTAGGAGCCAGTGAGCCCTTCTCACGTTGTTGAGGAAACAACCCAAGGAGGAACTCATGCGTCGCATCGCACTTGCAGCAATCGTTGTTGCCGTTGGCTTGACGCCAGTGGTGGCTCAACAGACCTCGCCAAACATGCAAAACGAAGCCGATAAAGGCATCAAGACTCAAAACTCCGGTGCGTCGGGTTACGTCGGTGAACAGGACAGACCAGGTTCCGCAGCGCAGATGCCGGGCAGCAGCTCGGGTCGCGCCGATTCTACGACGACGGCACCAAGCGCTCAAAATTCGGGAACAGGAATTGCCGGAGCACCGGGTAGCACAAGCGGCCCCTCTCCTAAAGGTACTGTCGGCCAGAACACGACGACCCAGCAACAGGACTCATCGAATATCAAAGGTCTGCCGGGAAACAAGAGCGGCCCGCCCGCCAAGCGTTGACGGCTCGTTGCTCGAAGGCGCGTGGCGTAATCGCCACGCGCCCTGATTGCTCTTATACCGGCAAATTATCGGTCATGCCGGGAGGAAGCTCATCTGGTTGCGACCGTTCCGCCAGAAGCTGTTTTTCGGCTTCAAACCAGAAGGTCTCCATGTCCCCGCTTGGCTCGCCCGCAGCACGCCAAAGCTCGTAGGCACGAATACGAATGTCTTCCTGACTTAAGTTTGGCATGGTCGCTCCTCCTATTGCGCAAACCTTGCTCTAGAAGTTCTCGCGATCGATCTTCAGTGCCGCCGGAAAACGTATCGACGTTTTAATCTTGCGGTTGTCGTCCGAGCGGCATACTCGATGCGATCTATGTCGGCGTTATCGGCCGCAGTAACGTCCAAACGCCAATTCATGCCGTTCGGATAACCTTCGTCGCATTCGATTTCGACCGCGATGACCAATTCGCCTCCCGGAAAGCTCCGGATCTCCTGCAGTGCTATCAGCTCCAGATCTTTCCTTGACACGCTGATCATTGCGAGGCTCCGCCCGCCACTTCCTCTGACAATACGTTGCGTTATTGCCTCGTTCCTAAAGCTTGAGACGAACAGCATGCCGTCTTGTCGCACA includes the following:
- a CDS encoding ABC transporter substrate-binding protein, whose protein sequence is MRRRDFISLLVGGAAVVWPLAAGAQQIPNRKRLAIFSPAEPSAVLREHSKTKAWRALFAELRRLGQIEGQNLEVERYGREQNTSGLEALATEVVRGNPAIIYVIGADAVIFKKLTSDPVKQGLAESLAHPGGNFTGASIDAGLSIHGKRIALLREMVPTISILGCLALRAYWNGPTAGPAIRAAAEAASLALRVSLVEFGASEADYRAAIESISRDGANAVMVLPSPETFQNSTLIAKLLSDVKLPTIFSFTESVEAGGLMAYSFDLIELNKRVANNIDAILRGAKPGDIPIYQVTKFELSINIKTAKQLGLSVPPALVAIADTVIE
- a CDS encoding mannosyltransferase family protein gives rise to the protein MVFDTSRAIDLRPVPSDSMDMEMQCPNWKSHSWLPYCWAILIFSCSRVVVALGLVFSQKYLAIGRADVWSAGPIWYHQLLQWDSEWYFKIVTEGYRYNGDPTIQQNIVFYPLYPVLARGLTTISGLTPADALLLVSNVAGLFAIVVLFKLVREESGDQLALATIALFSFFPASVLLSAGYTESLALLLIVSFFLVLKRKHYLSAALLAGLALSDRSTGIVLLPVLLWEMWRNRNEKPFLVALLPCILLATSGIWLFMIYLWSSFGAPFAFSDGQTAFHQGTTLATRLIAALKFEPFTRMMLNDWNPWGQASWFTLLFVVLIVVGWSRLPSTWTVFAMGVLLLPYLTLSGGPAGFVSMSRFNLLSFPLFVVLADLGLRAKWLFAGVIGLFGASLLMNAALFARRIWIG
- a CDS encoding ABC transporter substrate-binding protein, coding for MKRREFIAAAAFLAWSGRLRAQGRRHRLGFLAVGDGGGQALNQAERALFDGLRNNGWIDGRNLTIDYRFSQPPDRLPVSIADLIALRPDVLVVAAPQATEALKSATTTIPIVFVAVADPVGLGLVQSLARPGGNITGLATYVPGSFVAKRIEILRELVPGASQIAILVNPGNPMHRLLLADEVPSTARNLGAALPIVQATTAEELDVAFASAAAQRADAIIVFGDTLTVVEAPRVVALAAKHHLPAIHFSRQFASDGLIVYGPDIADLFRRAGRYVDKILKGAKPSDLPVEQPVKFDFVINMKTANALGLSVPTLLLLRADEVIE
- a CDS encoding DUF1127 domain-containing protein gives rise to the protein MTTTHGTTWLEWTSVSTWHVTSFISKCWDAFQERRERQKLSATLSDLSDGELMDLGTTRGEIDYVASHRGIDPGGIRSGEWLRYLPTVDGQVGPRPTADIEGRQWNDRSGQIKSGFIR
- a CDS encoding DUF2934 domain-containing protein, with the translated sequence MPNLSQEDIRIRAYELWRAAGEPSGDMETFWFEAEKQLLAERSQPDELPPGMTDNLPV